A region from the Geotoga petraea genome encodes:
- a CDS encoding XrtA system polysaccharide deacetylase, producing the protein MKNNIYLTFDIEDWFQVENLRAIYPPETWKKQKLNVENSTDIILNLLDKHNVKATFFILGWIAERRPDLVKKIHKKGHEIASHGYGHLLNYNLSKKELKEDLKKSKFILEDLIGEKVVGYRAPSFSISDELLDILYNLGYIYDSSYNGFSIHDRYGKIELKNENNQPFLHKSGIMEFPLPLVEVFKKKIPISGGGYFRLFPSIVFNNLAKKYMRNNKDYVFYMHPWEFDVNQPKVKDIKFSYKFRHYVGIKKSRKKLEKFILINKINVFRFMKDNLD; encoded by the coding sequence ATGAAAAATAATATATATTTAACTTTTGATATAGAAGATTGGTTTCAAGTTGAGAATTTAAGGGCTATATATCCTCCAGAAACTTGGAAGAAACAAAAACTAAATGTAGAAAATAGTACAGATATAATATTGAATTTGTTAGATAAACATAATGTCAAAGCTACTTTTTTTATTTTGGGTTGGATAGCAGAAAGAAGACCCGATTTAGTAAAGAAAATACATAAAAAAGGTCATGAAATAGCTTCTCATGGTTATGGGCACTTATTGAATTATAATCTATCCAAAAAAGAATTAAAGGAAGATTTAAAAAAATCAAAGTTTATATTAGAAGATTTAATTGGTGAAAAAGTAGTTGGTTATAGGGCTCCTAGTTTTTCCATTTCAGATGAATTATTAGATATTTTATATAATTTAGGTTATATATATGATTCAAGTTATAATGGCTTTTCAATACATGACAGGTATGGAAAAATAGAACTAAAAAACGAAAACAATCAACCATTTTTACATAAGTCAGGAATAATGGAATTTCCTTTGCCTTTAGTTGAAGTTTTTAAAAAGAAAATTCCTATTTCTGGTGGAGGTTATTTTAGATTATTTCCATCAATTGTCTTTAATAACCTTGCAAAAAAATATATGAGAAATAACAAAGATTATGTTTTTTATATGCACCCTTGGGAATTTGATGTTAATCAACCAAAAGTAAAGGATATAAAATTTAGCTATAAGTTTAGGCATTATGTGGGTATAAAAAAATCTAGAAAAAAATTAGAAAAATTTATACTTATCAATAAAATAAATGTATTTAGATTTATGAAAGATAATTTAGATTAA
- a CDS encoding formyltransferase family protein: MFITQEDPIYVGEFWDEFSKNINQLSPNIEITSMVSLMPLGKNNKIDLFNRVYNMYGFIGTFKVGIKFLKSKVEKKDLNYYCKKMNINYVSTNKIHSKDFLEKASTHDLIISVAASRIFKKSLINSPKFGIVNIHSGPLPYYKGMMPVFWQMRDGNKEIGITIHSVNEEIDSGRIYKQEFVDISDIKKLDEAIRYTKRKGANLMMDFLNNFESYYNNSEEMKKEGTYFTFPKRKDTKKFKRNGYKLI; the protein is encoded by the coding sequence ATGTTTATAACTCAAGAGGATCCTATATATGTAGGAGAATTTTGGGATGAGTTTTCAAAAAATATTAATCAATTATCTCCAAATATAGAAATAACTAGTATGGTTTCTTTAATGCCACTTGGTAAAAATAATAAAATAGATTTATTTAATAGAGTTTACAATATGTACGGTTTTATAGGTACTTTCAAGGTAGGGATAAAATTTCTAAAATCTAAAGTTGAAAAAAAAGATTTAAATTATTATTGTAAAAAAATGAATATAAATTATGTTAGTACAAATAAAATACATTCAAAAGATTTTCTAGAAAAGGCTTCAACCCATGATTTAATAATATCAGTTGCTGCCTCGAGGATATTTAAAAAATCATTAATAAATTCTCCGAAATTTGGAATAGTCAATATACACAGTGGCCCTTTACCATATTATAAGGGTATGATGCCTGTTTTTTGGCAAATGAGAGATGGTAACAAAGAAATAGGAATTACTATACATTCTGTAAATGAAGAAATAGATAGTGGAAGGATTTATAAACAAGAATTTGTTGATATATCAGATATAAAAAAGTTAGATGAAGCTATAAGATACACTAAAAGAAAAGGCGCAAATTTGATGATGGATTTTTTAAATAATTTTGAATCATATTATAATAATTCAGAAGAAATGAAAAAAGAAGGCACTTATTTTACCTTCCCAAAAAGAAAAGATACCAAAAAGTTTAAAAGAAATGGGTATAAGTTAATATGA
- a CDS encoding exopolysaccharide biosynthesis polyprenyl glycosylphosphotransferase, with product MFILKRLVKIIDYIMLFTLNYIITENIIISLIFSLLIELGIYAFRNYDKEHMKNYNEQIIRTIVGTIIGFVIILLFYVFIPQHINRFIFIYNFTFAVIVFPLIHIIEYKIYIKRKSPINYLVIGREEEMGDILEEISKKTLNKKRFVEFINPSPTRLDKIVEERILNEDIRDKARNNKTQKYKKNVEPKIDRILVADPYLEELVKPKLKEYKSRGVQVEYLPNMVEKELKRIPIKVAEKFKEYYEVAFEQIEESPGKRILDILISTVSLIILSPFLLIISLIILLEDKLPIVFKQERMGINENPFLMHKFRSMKNEDKTKAKFASDEQHRILKIGKIMRPIRLDETLQFFDILRGAMSFVGPRPEQLKFVEEYNELIPFYYARHKLKPGLTGWAQIMYQYAATLEQSKEKLSYDLYYVKNRNSVLDIQIILKTVEAVVWKRGAM from the coding sequence GTGTTCATTTTGAAACGGCTCGTAAAAATAATCGATTACATTATGCTTTTTACGCTAAACTACATAATAACAGAAAACATAATCATATCTTTAATATTCTCTCTCTTAATCGAATTAGGTATCTATGCTTTCCGAAACTACGACAAAGAACATATGAAAAATTATAACGAACAAATAATAAGAACAATAGTAGGTACAATAATAGGATTTGTTATAATACTATTGTTCTATGTTTTCATACCTCAGCACATAAACAGATTCATATTTATATATAATTTCACATTCGCTGTAATAGTCTTTCCATTAATACACATAATAGAATACAAAATATATATAAAAAGAAAATCTCCAATAAATTACCTTGTAATAGGTAGAGAAGAAGAAATGGGAGATATATTAGAAGAAATAAGCAAAAAGACACTAAACAAAAAAAGATTTGTTGAGTTCATAAACCCATCGCCAACAAGACTCGATAAAATAGTAGAAGAAAGAATATTAAACGAAGACATAAGAGACAAAGCAAGAAACAATAAAACACAAAAATACAAAAAAAACGTAGAGCCAAAAATAGATAGAATTTTGGTAGCAGACCCATATTTAGAAGAACTGGTAAAGCCAAAACTAAAAGAATACAAAAGTAGAGGGGTACAAGTAGAATATCTTCCAAACATGGTAGAAAAAGAACTAAAAAGAATCCCAATAAAAGTTGCAGAAAAATTCAAAGAATACTACGAAGTAGCCTTTGAACAAATAGAAGAAAGCCCTGGAAAAAGAATATTAGACATATTAATATCTACGGTTTCATTAATAATTCTTTCACCATTTCTGTTAATAATAAGTCTAATAATACTATTAGAAGACAAACTTCCAATAGTATTTAAACAAGAAAGAATGGGAATAAACGAAAATCCATTTTTAATGCACAAATTCAGAAGCATGAAAAACGAAGACAAAACAAAAGCAAAATTTGCTTCAGACGAACAACACAGAATACTAAAAATAGGGAAAATAATGAGGCCAATAAGACTAGACGAAACACTACAGTTTTTTGACATATTACGTGGGGCTATGTCCTTTGTTGGCCCAAGGCCAGAACAACTAAAATTCGTAGAAGAATACAACGAACTAATCCCTTTTTACTACGCAAGGCACAAACTAAAACCAGGCCTAACAGGCTGGGCACAAATAATGTACCAATACGCAGCAACATTAGAACAATCGAAAGAAAAACTAAGCTATGATCTATATTACGTAAAAAACAGAAACTCTGTTTTAGACATACAAATAATACTAAAAACTGTGGAAGCAGTTGTATGGAAGAGAGGAGCAATGTAG
- a CDS encoding GumC family protein: MENQEMELTFSDIIRIFKRRKWTFTLIFVATVAITLIYLFYFTTPTYKAEQLVEFEGQTSSTSSLSQYAGLASMAGISIPSGGGSTNSLTTEIERMKSDRVLGQVVDQLNMVEKANQNKSWLSEIRGIEYTKRGFIKSIREKISIQNVEGTNFVKISYESSNPTQAASIVSLTYQYYLDYEKEYTLGRSNKTINQIESIFTDLEQQFNKINKQVFDYKIENKISDDAIQTDLINYYEETYLKLLKMDQEKQQLEITLQSIEKNLAETSEEMKELMLTASQSNLSNLKNKLINYQIELETLKLNQPNSPRIRELESVITVTENELKQQQNKLLENNMTYLSVTDREKFSQYIQTQTQLELFDVTKQVYQQMLSVIDTEINKKSPVVYQYLQMMKDQKVIESKYNMFYNTLEQERMSQKLYTPKFSMVQVVYQPENPIAPNKTLILAIGGVLGIFLGILGVFVKESSDNTIKDKKEFETLFKNPEITLNSEKEIEKIINKLYQTQNTKIAVIQTSQKIPTNFAEQIYNQIKKITPEYTYTDPTKPQNYEEKIKQFEETKQKTHTITKFTNIDSPEYILYNPTINNNIILIKQKSTTIETIEQIQKSIPNPTYIFIK; this comes from the coding sequence ATGGAAAACCAAGAGATGGAATTAACTTTTTCAGACATAATAAGAATATTCAAAAGAAGAAAATGGACATTCACGTTAATATTCGTTGCAACAGTAGCAATAACTCTCATATACCTGTTCTACTTTACAACCCCAACATACAAAGCAGAACAACTTGTCGAGTTCGAAGGCCAAACTTCTTCGACATCATCGCTCAGTCAATACGCTGGTCTTGCTTCAATGGCGGGGATATCCATCCCTTCTGGCGGTGGAAGTACAAACTCTCTAACAACAGAAATAGAAAGAATGAAATCCGACAGAGTACTTGGCCAGGTAGTAGACCAACTAAACATGGTAGAAAAAGCAAACCAAAACAAAAGCTGGTTATCAGAAATAAGAGGAATAGAATACACAAAAAGAGGATTCATAAAATCAATAAGAGAAAAAATATCAATACAAAACGTAGAAGGAACAAACTTCGTAAAAATAAGCTATGAAAGCAGCAACCCAACACAGGCTGCTTCGATAGTATCACTAACATACCAATACTACCTTGACTACGAAAAAGAATACACACTCGGAAGATCCAACAAAACAATAAACCAAATAGAATCTATCTTCACAGACCTGGAACAACAATTCAACAAAATAAACAAACAAGTATTCGACTACAAAATCGAAAACAAAATAAGCGACGACGCAATCCAAACAGACCTCATAAACTACTACGAAGAAACATACCTAAAACTTTTAAAAATGGATCAAGAAAAACAACAACTCGAAATAACGCTACAAAGTATAGAAAAAAACCTTGCAGAAACAAGCGAAGAAATGAAAGAACTAATGCTCACAGCATCACAAAGCAACCTATCCAATCTAAAAAACAAACTAATAAATTATCAAATAGAGCTCGAAACACTAAAACTAAACCAACCAAACTCACCCAGGATAAGAGAACTCGAATCCGTAATAACAGTAACAGAAAACGAACTAAAACAACAACAAAACAAACTACTCGAAAACAATATGACATATCTCTCTGTAACAGACAGAGAAAAATTCAGCCAATACATACAAACCCAAACACAGCTGGAACTATTCGACGTCACAAAACAGGTCTACCAACAAATGCTCTCTGTAATAGACACTGAAATAAACAAAAAATCACCTGTGGTATACCAATACCTACAAATGATGAAAGACCAAAAAGTAATAGAAAGCAAATACAACATGTTCTACAACACCCTTGAACAAGAAAGAATGAGCCAAAAACTATATACACCAAAATTCTCAATGGTTCAAGTAGTATACCAACCAGAAAACCCAATAGCCCCAAACAAAACACTCATCCTCGCAATAGGCGGAGTACTTGGAATATTCCTTGGAATATTGGGAGTATTTGTCAAAGAATCATCCGACAACACAATAAAAGACAAAAAAGAATTCGAAACACTATTCAAAAATCCAGAAATAACACTAAACTCAGAAAAAGAAATAGAAAAAATAATAAACAAACTATACCAAACCCAAAACACAAAAATAGCAGTAATCCAAACATCACAAAAAATCCCAACAAACTTTGCAGAACAAATATACAACCAAATAAAAAAAATAACCCCAGAATACACATACACAGACCCAACAAAACCACAAAACTACGAAGAAAAAATAAAACAATTCGAAGAAACAAAACAAAAAACTCACACAATAACAAAATTCACAAACATAGATTCCCCAGAATACATACTATACAACCCAACAATAAACAACAACATAATACTAATAAAACAAAAAAGCACAACCATAGAAACAATAGAACAAATCCAAAAATCCATCCCCAACCCAACATACATATTCATAAAATAA